A portion of the Kineosporia corallincola genome contains these proteins:
- a CDS encoding GuaB3 family IMP dehydrogenase-related protein translates to MTEIEIGRGKRGRRAYTFDDVAIVPSRRTRDPEEVSTHWQIDAYRFELPIVAAPMDSVMSPATAVAMGNHGGLGVLDLEGLWTRYEDPAPLLAEIAGLEPAVATRRMQELYAEEIKPELIVERIREIREGGVTVAAALTPQRTQEFWKTVVDAGVDLFVIRGTTVSAEHVSGRAEPLNLKRFIYELDVPVVVGGCATYTAALHLMRTGAAGVLVGFGGGATHTTRDTLGIHAPMATAVADVAAARRDYMDESGGRYVHVIADGGMGRSGEIVKAIACGADAVMLGAALARASDAPGRGYHWGPEAHHPSVPRGTRAQVGTVGTLEEILYGPGRVADGTTNLVGALRRSMATTGYSDLKEFQRVEVVVSPYQPS, encoded by the coding sequence GTGACTGAGATCGAGATCGGCCGGGGCAAGCGGGGCCGGCGCGCCTACACGTTCGACGATGTCGCGATCGTCCCCAGCCGGCGGACGCGCGACCCCGAAGAGGTGTCGACGCACTGGCAGATCGACGCCTACCGGTTCGAGCTGCCGATCGTCGCGGCTCCGATGGACTCCGTGATGTCCCCGGCCACCGCGGTGGCCATGGGCAACCACGGCGGCCTGGGGGTTCTCGACCTCGAGGGCCTGTGGACCCGCTACGAAGACCCGGCACCGCTGCTGGCCGAGATCGCCGGCCTGGAGCCCGCCGTCGCCACCCGGCGCATGCAGGAGCTGTACGCCGAGGAGATCAAGCCGGAGCTGATCGTCGAGCGGATCCGCGAGATCCGCGAGGGCGGTGTCACGGTCGCGGCGGCGCTCACCCCCCAGCGCACCCAGGAGTTCTGGAAGACGGTCGTGGACGCCGGGGTCGACCTGTTCGTCATCCGCGGCACCACGGTCTCCGCCGAGCACGTGTCCGGCCGGGCCGAGCCGCTCAACCTCAAGCGCTTCATCTACGAGCTCGACGTGCCGGTCGTCGTGGGTGGCTGCGCCACCTACACGGCGGCCCTGCACCTGATGCGGACCGGTGCCGCCGGCGTGCTCGTCGGTTTCGGTGGCGGCGCCACCCACACCACCCGCGACACGCTCGGCATTCACGCCCCGATGGCCACCGCGGTGGCCGACGTGGCGGCGGCCCGGCGCGACTACATGGACGAGTCCGGCGGCCGCTACGTGCACGTCATCGCCGACGGCGGGATGGGCCGTTCCGGTGAGATCGTGAAGGCCATCGCCTGCGGTGCCGACGCGGTCATGCTGGGTGCGGCGCTGGCCCGGGCCTCCGACGCCCCGGGCCGTGGCTACCACTGGGGTCCCGAGGCCCACCACCCGTCGGTGCCGCGCGGCACCCGGGCCCAGGTCGGCACGGTCGGCACCCTGGAGGAGATCCTCTACGGTCCGGGCCGGGTGGCCGACGGCACCACCAACCTGGTGGGCGCGCTGCGCCGGTCGATGGCCACCACCGGCTACTCCGACCTCAAGGAGTTCCAGCGGGTCGAGGTCGTGGTCTCCCCGTACCAGCCCAGCTGA
- the guaB gene encoding IMP dehydrogenase, giving the protein MPLGLTYDDVLLLPGESDVIPSSADTRSKVSRRVEVAIPLMSAAMDTVTEARMAIAMARQGGLGVLHRNLSIEDQAQQVDLVKRSEAGMVTHPVTTTQDATLGEVDAMCGRYRVSGLPVVDDAGKLVGIITNRDMRFESDPGRRVGDVMTRMPLITGPVGISPDDAMALLSKNKIEKLPLVDGSGRLAGLITVKDYTKREQFPLATKDDAGRLRVGAAIGFFDDAWKRGMALIEAGVDVLIVDTAHGHSHGVADMIARLKKDSAAAHVDIIGGNVATRAGAQALIDAGADGVKVGVGPGSICTTRVVAGVGVPQVTAIMGAAQACKAAGVPVIGDGGLQYSGDIAKAIVAGADTVMLGSLLAGCEESPGDLVFINGKQFKSYRGMGSLGAAQSRGKAKSYSKDRYFQGDVSDDKFVPEGIEGQVPYRGPLGAVAYQLIGGLRQSMFYVGAATVPELKSKGQFVRITSAGLKESHPHDIQMTVEAPNYSSR; this is encoded by the coding sequence ATGCCGCTCGGACTCACCTACGACGACGTCCTGCTCCTGCCGGGTGAGAGCGACGTGATCCCCAGCTCGGCCGACACCCGCTCGAAGGTGAGCCGCCGGGTCGAGGTCGCGATCCCGCTGATGTCCGCTGCCATGGACACCGTCACCGAGGCCCGGATGGCGATCGCGATGGCCCGCCAGGGCGGCCTCGGCGTGCTCCACCGCAACCTCTCGATCGAGGACCAGGCCCAGCAGGTCGACCTGGTCAAGCGGTCCGAGGCCGGCATGGTCACCCACCCGGTCACCACCACGCAGGACGCCACGCTCGGCGAGGTGGACGCGATGTGCGGCCGCTACCGGGTGTCCGGCCTGCCGGTGGTCGACGACGCCGGCAAGCTCGTCGGCATCATCACCAACCGCGACATGCGGTTCGAGTCCGACCCGGGCCGCCGGGTGGGCGACGTGATGACCCGGATGCCGCTGATCACCGGCCCGGTCGGGATCAGCCCCGACGACGCGATGGCGCTGCTCTCGAAGAACAAGATCGAGAAGCTGCCCCTGGTCGACGGTTCCGGTCGGCTCGCGGGCCTGATCACGGTGAAGGACTACACCAAGAGGGAGCAGTTCCCGCTCGCCACCAAGGACGACGCGGGTCGTCTGCGGGTCGGCGCGGCGATCGGCTTCTTCGACGACGCCTGGAAGCGCGGCATGGCGCTGATCGAGGCCGGGGTGGACGTGCTGATCGTCGACACCGCCCACGGTCACTCGCACGGTGTGGCCGACATGATCGCCCGGCTGAAGAAAGACAGCGCCGCGGCGCACGTCGACATCATCGGCGGCAACGTGGCCACCCGGGCCGGGGCCCAGGCCCTGATCGACGCCGGTGCCGACGGCGTGAAGGTCGGTGTCGGGCCGGGTTCCATCTGCACCACCCGGGTCGTGGCCGGTGTCGGCGTGCCGCAGGTCACCGCGATCATGGGGGCCGCACAGGCGTGCAAGGCCGCCGGCGTTCCGGTGATCGGTGACGGCGGGCTCCAGTACTCCGGCGACATCGCCAAGGCCATCGTGGCCGGCGCCGACACGGTGATGCTCGGCTCGCTGCTGGCCGGTTGCGAGGAGAGCCCGGGCGACCTGGTCTTCATCAACGGCAAGCAGTTCAAGTCGTACCGCGGCATGGGCTCGCTGGGCGCCGCGCAGTCCCGGGGCAAGGCCAAGTCCTACTCCAAGGACCGCTACTTCCAGGGCGACGTCTCCGACGACAAGTTCGTGCCCGAGGGCATCGAGGGCCAGGTGCCCTACCGAGGTCCGCTCGGTGCCGTCGCCTACCAGCTCATCGGTGGTCTGCGGCAGTCGATGTTCTACGTCGGCGCGGCCACCGTGCCCGAGCTGAAGTCCAAGGGGCAGTTCGTCCGGATCACGTCGGCCGGGCTCAAGGAGAGCCACCCGCACGACATCCAGATGACGGTCGAGGCGCCCAACTACAGCAGCCGCTGA
- a CDS encoding SURF1 family protein encodes MLRTALKPRWLALLVVMLLAASAMAKLGEWQLERARSHGESAEQAEQAQRSSTTTPLAEVIRASETFPKTALNKKITATGHWDAENQLLVADRELDGRSGLWVLTPLITADGTTVPVVRGWVPSAGDAAAAAPSDDTEVTVTGLLEPGEAPASRAPGETSGLPDGQIDRVAVAQLAALWPQPMITGFVVLDGESPASQNAPAQVPPPTSDGALDWGNLSYAIQWWAFAVIALLFWFRLVRDDHRGLLRRHDEDEDDADGEDAEDDDAADESVTGDAGATRGAVVGVRET; translated from the coding sequence GTGCTGCGTACCGCGCTGAAGCCGCGATGGCTGGCGCTCCTGGTGGTGATGCTGCTCGCTGCTTCGGCGATGGCCAAGCTCGGCGAGTGGCAACTGGAGCGTGCCCGGTCGCACGGTGAGTCAGCCGAACAGGCCGAGCAGGCACAGCGTTCGTCCACCACCACGCCGCTCGCCGAGGTGATCCGGGCCAGCGAGACCTTCCCGAAGACGGCGCTGAACAAGAAGATCACCGCCACCGGGCACTGGGACGCCGAAAACCAGCTGCTGGTGGCCGATCGCGAGCTCGACGGCCGGTCCGGGCTCTGGGTGCTCACCCCGTTGATCACCGCCGACGGCACCACCGTGCCGGTGGTCCGCGGCTGGGTGCCCTCGGCCGGCGACGCGGCGGCGGCCGCTCCGTCCGACGACACCGAGGTGACGGTCACCGGGCTGCTCGAACCCGGTGAGGCCCCGGCCTCGCGGGCGCCGGGCGAGACCTCCGGACTGCCGGACGGACAGATCGACCGGGTGGCCGTGGCCCAGCTCGCGGCGCTCTGGCCGCAGCCGATGATCACCGGTTTCGTGGTGCTGGACGGCGAGTCGCCGGCGTCGCAGAACGCGCCCGCGCAGGTGCCCCCGCCGACCTCGGACGGTGCCCTGGACTGGGGCAACCTGTCCTACGCCATCCAGTGGTGGGCGTTCGCCGTGATCGCGCTGCTGTTCTGGTTCCGCCTGGTCCGCGACGACCACCGCGGTCTGCTGCGGCGTCACGACGAGGACGAGGACGACGCTGACGGGGAAGACGCCGAGGACGACGACGCCGCGGACGAGAGCGTGACCGGCGACGCGGGAGCGACCCGGGGTGCCGTGGTCGGCGTCCGCGAGACCTAG
- a CDS encoding DUF3817 domain-containing protein: MAGGPRAKALQNALLRYRILAYATGVFLLLLTLHIVLQGFQMRDTGESWFSNEGMSAIVPGSGHLIPMVHGWLYLIYVIVAIDLWMRTRLPLGGTVLVVLAGTIPVMSFVAERWVTRRVQPMIGAVVEKKAVKARS, translated from the coding sequence ATGGCCGGCGGCCCCCGTGCGAAGGCTCTTCAGAACGCGCTGCTGCGCTACCGCATCCTGGCCTACGCCACCGGTGTGTTCCTCCTGCTGCTGACCCTGCACATCGTGCTCCAGGGCTTCCAGATGCGGGACACCGGCGAGTCCTGGTTCTCGAACGAGGGCATGAGCGCGATCGTCCCCGGCTCCGGGCACCTGATCCCGATGGTGCACGGCTGGCTGTACCTGATCTACGTGATCGTGGCGATCGACCTGTGGATGCGCACCCGGCTGCCCCTGGGCGGCACCGTCCTGGTGGTGCTGGCCGGGACCATTCCGGTGATGTCGTTCGTGGCGGAGCGCTGGGTGACACGCCGTGTGCAGCCGATGATCGGCGCGGTGGTGGAGAAGAAGGCCGTGAAGGCCAGGTCCTGA
- a CDS encoding DUF2786 domain-containing protein, which yields MGSRDRRRAGVRLPPGITNADVAPAQMLEVLMQAAMSALAAGDRTALEPVSTALVERPDLGGWRAFVARELAVRLPFAIEQAWSRGWEPADVVRYAARRLGPGSGVLAAEAVTGQLTGYATVTVDPRWREQLAEFEVVPWWPADSTVVQARLHRDGWVDFAPQLLELVAFLLVLPGLERIGPPPGEYRPAPGETAEPVTGPPRHVDERVLSRIRALLAKAEATSSEAEAEAFTAGAQERMARHSIDMAMVRASGRDDGGTGGERPATRRVWIDPPYEQSKTVLLNAVASANRCRSVWTKNIGFCTVIGFGADLDAVEALFTSLLVQATTAMTRAGRIEQAGGRARSKTFRQSFLAAYALRIGERLATITHEQTEAARTELGDDRLLPVLASRQHDVEERFAELFPSVTRGRSIRVGDQMGWASGRGAADQATLNASSAVRP from the coding sequence ATGGGGAGCAGAGATCGCAGGCGGGCCGGGGTCCGGCTGCCGCCGGGCATCACGAACGCCGACGTCGCACCGGCGCAGATGCTCGAAGTGCTGATGCAGGCGGCCATGTCGGCGCTGGCTGCGGGTGACCGGACGGCCCTCGAACCGGTGTCGACCGCCCTGGTGGAGCGTCCTGATCTGGGGGGCTGGCGGGCCTTCGTGGCGCGGGAACTCGCCGTGCGGCTGCCGTTCGCCATCGAGCAGGCCTGGTCCCGGGGGTGGGAACCGGCCGACGTGGTGCGTTACGCGGCGCGCAGGCTGGGGCCCGGCAGCGGGGTGCTGGCCGCCGAGGCCGTCACCGGGCAACTGACCGGGTATGCCACGGTGACGGTGGATCCGCGCTGGCGCGAGCAGCTGGCCGAGTTCGAGGTGGTGCCCTGGTGGCCCGCGGACAGCACGGTGGTGCAGGCGCGCCTGCACCGTGACGGCTGGGTGGACTTCGCGCCGCAACTGCTGGAGCTGGTGGCTTTTCTGCTGGTGCTGCCGGGCCTGGAACGGATCGGCCCGCCGCCGGGGGAGTACCGCCCGGCGCCCGGTGAGACGGCTGAACCGGTGACGGGGCCGCCGCGGCACGTCGACGAGCGGGTGCTGAGCCGCATCCGCGCCCTGCTGGCCAAGGCCGAGGCCACCTCGTCGGAGGCCGAGGCGGAGGCGTTCACCGCGGGCGCCCAGGAGCGCATGGCCCGGCACAGCATCGACATGGCGATGGTGCGGGCCTCGGGCAGGGATGACGGCGGTACCGGTGGCGAGCGCCCGGCCACCCGCCGGGTGTGGATCGACCCGCCCTACGAACAGTCGAAAACTGTTCTGCTGAATGCTGTCGCCTCGGCCAACCGGTGCCGTTCGGTGTGGACCAAGAACATCGGGTTCTGCACGGTGATCGGTTTCGGGGCCGACCTGGACGCGGTCGAGGCGCTGTTCACCTCCCTGCTGGTGCAGGCCACCACGGCGATGACCCGGGCCGGGCGGATCGAGCAGGCCGGGGGCCGGGCGCGCAGCAAGACGTTCCGGCAGTCGTTCCTGGCCGCCTACGCCCTGCGCATCGGCGAGCGACTGGCCACCATCACGCACGAGCAGACCGAGGCCGCGCGCACCGAGCTCGGCGACGACCGGCTGCTGCCGGTCCTGGCCAGTCGGCAGCACGACGTGGAGGAACGATTCGCGGAGCTGTTCCCCAGCGTCACCCGGGGCCGCAGCATCCGGGTGGGCGACCAGATGGGGTGGGCCAGCGGCCGGGGCGCCGCCGACCAGGCCACGCTGAACGCGTCGTCGGCGGTGAGGCCCTGA
- a CDS encoding MerR family transcriptional regulator, giving the protein MARRLGVAPPTLRTWDRRYGLGPSAHTAGAHRRYSPADVARLMVMRRLTLEGVAPSDAAKIALATALTDEGRPVQPAEEPSPDDSYDASGFGPPLGGVLENPRRPDPSPRPFISDEPRYLDEVDLDPEAKKPTRPADTNLDEVELAGAYGRHEPTAWSARGRISRGEEPHPDDLDLDAYDDFGRQQDDDWPGMLRSVETDLSTSSGGGRIMALPDGTPQSRGLARAAMALDSYETSRILRESVRRQGVVPTWNTMIMPVLRALGERVRISGEGIDVEHAFSEVILGVFRNIAMNVRITRNSPMVLLACADSDYHSMPLHALAAALAEHEVPTRMLGSGLPPHALASSVRRTGPSVIVLFARMPGADAGDAQVLRRQRPAPTVVLAGPGWRPDTIPASARTAGSLLEAIDEVLRALNA; this is encoded by the coding sequence GTGGCCAGGCGTCTCGGTGTCGCTCCTCCGACGTTGCGTACCTGGGACCGCCGTTACGGCCTCGGCCCCTCCGCTCACACCGCGGGCGCCCACCGGCGCTACTCGCCGGCCGACGTGGCCCGGCTGATGGTCATGCGCCGGCTCACGCTGGAGGGCGTGGCGCCCAGCGACGCCGCCAAGATCGCGCTCGCCACCGCCCTGACCGACGAGGGCCGCCCGGTCCAGCCGGCCGAGGAGCCCTCTCCGGACGACAGTTACGACGCCTCCGGTTTCGGCCCGCCGCTCGGCGGCGTGCTGGAGAACCCGCGCCGCCCGGACCCGTCGCCACGGCCGTTCATCAGCGACGAGCCCCGTTACCTCGACGAGGTCGACCTCGACCCCGAGGCGAAAAAGCCCACGCGCCCGGCAGACACGAACCTGGACGAGGTGGAGCTGGCCGGTGCCTACGGGCGCCATGAGCCGACCGCCTGGTCGGCGCGCGGCCGCATCTCCCGGGGCGAGGAACCGCATCCGGACGACCTCGACCTCGACGCCTACGACGACTTCGGCCGCCAGCAGGACGACGACTGGCCGGGCATGCTCCGCTCGGTCGAGACCGATCTGAGCACCTCCTCCGGCGGCGGCCGCATCATGGCGCTGCCCGACGGCACGCCGCAGAGCCGTGGCCTGGCCCGTGCCGCGATGGCGCTGGACTCCTACGAGACCAGCCGCATCCTGCGGGAGAGCGTGCGCCGGCAGGGCGTGGTGCCGACCTGGAACACGATGATCATGCCGGTGCTGCGCGCGCTCGGCGAGCGGGTGCGCATCTCCGGTGAGGGCATCGACGTCGAGCACGCCTTCTCCGAGGTGATCCTCGGGGTGTTCCGCAACATCGCGATGAACGTGCGGATCACCCGCAACTCGCCGATGGTGCTGCTCGCCTGTGCCGACTCGGACTATCACTCGATGCCGCTGCACGCGCTCGCCGCCGCCCTGGCCGAGCACGAGGTGCCCACTCGCATGCTGGGTTCCGGCCTGCCGCCGCACGCCCTGGCGTCGTCGGTGCGCCGCACCGGCCCGTCGGTCATCGTGCTCTTCGCCCGCATGCCCGGTGCCGACGCCGGTGACGCGCAGGTGCTGCGCCGTCAGCGGCCCGCACCCACCGTGGTCCTGGCCGGGCCCGGCTGGCGGCCCGACACGATCCCGGCCAGCGCCCGCACGGCCGGGTCGCTGCTCGAGGCGATCGACGAGGTTCTGCGCGCCCTGAACGCCTGA
- a CDS encoding DUF1365 family protein translates to MSPAPVRLPVAGGRPVVRARHLRGPNGVIDRHGGPAVYRCVVSAPGLRRRAHLWSVDLDDLPRIPGFLAGFRPSDHLGGPVPRAGLEHYLSGRGIDLDGGRVRMLSPVRVFGRGTGLPSVYWCHDRSGDLVCVVAELPEASGASAGSGEKYCHLAHVEDPGWDRDESACCTVTSWPDLRGPLDLTLTLHRAGQVPLATSMVGRGYPVNTRTIVRLFPGLVTTSCLAALRGRWHGLRARARELRLLPRVAQARR, encoded by the coding sequence ATGTCGCCCGCGCCCGTGCGGCTGCCCGTCGCCGGGGGCCGCCCCGTGGTGAGAGCACGACACCTGCGCGGGCCCAACGGGGTGATCGACCGGCACGGCGGGCCGGCCGTGTACCGGTGCGTGGTGTCGGCGCCGGGCCTGCGCCGGCGGGCCCATCTCTGGTCGGTCGATCTGGACGACCTGCCCCGGATTCCGGGGTTCCTGGCCGGTTTCCGGCCGTCCGACCATCTCGGCGGCCCGGTGCCGCGGGCCGGGCTGGAGCACTACCTGAGCGGCCGGGGAATCGACCTGGACGGCGGGCGGGTGCGGATGCTGAGTCCGGTCCGCGTGTTCGGGCGGGGGACCGGCCTGCCGTCGGTGTACTGGTGCCACGATCGGTCAGGCGACCTGGTCTGTGTGGTGGCCGAGCTGCCGGAGGCGTCCGGCGCATCCGCCGGGTCCGGCGAAAAATACTGTCACCTGGCTCATGTCGAGGATCCCGGGTGGGACCGTGACGAAAGCGCCTGCTGCACGGTGACTTCCTGGCCCGATCTGCGGGGACCGCTCGATCTCACCCTCACGCTGCACCGGGCCGGGCAGGTCCCGCTCGCGACTTCGATGGTGGGGCGCGGGTATCCGGTGAACACGAGGACGATCGTGCGGCTCTTCCCGGGGCTGGTGACGACTTCGTGCCTGGCCGCGCTCCGCGGCCGGTGGCACGGCCTCAGGGCGCGGGCCCGGGAGCTCCGGCTGCTGCCCCGGGTGGCTCAGGCCCGGCGGTGA
- the guaA gene encoding glutamine-hydrolyzing GMP synthase: MAEVTREPNDGSATDHRPVLVVDFGAQYAQLIARRVREASVYSEIVPSSMPVSDMLAKQPAAIVLSGGPSSVYEEGAPQVDPALFEAGVPVLGICYGFQAMALALGGEVAHTGLREYGGTKVTTTDESTLLHGTPADQSVWMSHGDAVHTAPPGFSVLAESSGAPVAAFEDKTRNFYGVQWHPEVKHSTFGQKVLTNFLYSGASLPGDWTTGNVIEEQVARIKAQIGDGKVICALSGGVDSAVAAALVQRAVGDQLTCVFVDHGLLRQGEAEQVEQDFVAATGVKLKVVDAQERFLTALAGVTDPEEKRKIIGREFIRVFEDAARAVVEEAQESDGEDVKFLVQGTLYPDVVESGGGTGTANIKSHHNVGGLPDDLQFELVEPLRTLFKDEVRAVGAQLGLPEEIVQRQPFPGPGLGIRIIGEVTKDRLDTLRQADAIVRAELTAAGLDREIWQCPVVLLADVRSVGVQGDGRTYGHPIVLRPVSSEDAMTADWTRLPYELLAKISTRITNEVAEVNRVTLDVTSKPPGTIEWE, from the coding sequence GTGGCCGAGGTCACCCGCGAGCCGAACGACGGGTCCGCGACCGACCACCGCCCGGTCCTGGTCGTCGACTTCGGCGCCCAGTACGCCCAGCTGATCGCCCGTCGCGTGCGAGAGGCCAGCGTCTACTCGGAGATCGTGCCCTCGAGCATGCCGGTCTCCGACATGCTGGCCAAACAGCCCGCGGCGATCGTGCTGTCCGGCGGCCCCAGCAGCGTGTACGAAGAAGGCGCGCCGCAGGTCGACCCGGCCCTGTTCGAGGCCGGCGTGCCGGTGCTCGGCATCTGCTATGGCTTCCAGGCCATGGCCCTGGCGCTCGGCGGCGAGGTGGCCCACACCGGACTGCGCGAGTACGGCGGCACCAAGGTCACCACCACCGACGAGTCCACGCTGCTGCACGGCACCCCGGCCGACCAGTCGGTGTGGATGAGCCACGGCGACGCCGTGCACACCGCCCCGCCCGGGTTCAGCGTGCTGGCCGAGTCGTCCGGCGCCCCGGTGGCGGCGTTCGAAGACAAGACGCGCAACTTCTACGGCGTGCAGTGGCACCCCGAGGTCAAGCACTCCACCTTCGGCCAGAAGGTGCTGACGAACTTCCTCTACTCCGGTGCGAGCCTGCCCGGCGACTGGACCACGGGCAACGTCATCGAGGAGCAGGTCGCCCGCATCAAGGCGCAGATCGGCGACGGCAAGGTGATCTGCGCGCTGTCCGGCGGCGTCGACTCCGCGGTTGCCGCGGCGCTCGTGCAGCGGGCGGTCGGAGACCAGCTGACCTGTGTGTTCGTCGACCACGGCCTGCTCCGGCAGGGCGAGGCCGAGCAGGTCGAGCAGGACTTCGTCGCCGCCACCGGGGTGAAGCTCAAGGTCGTCGACGCGCAGGAGCGCTTCCTCACCGCGCTGGCCGGGGTCACCGACCCCGAGGAGAAGCGCAAGATCATCGGCCGGGAGTTCATCCGGGTCTTCGAAGACGCCGCCCGCGCGGTGGTCGAGGAGGCGCAGGAGAGCGACGGCGAGGACGTGAAGTTCCTCGTGCAGGGCACGCTCTACCCCGACGTGGTGGAGTCCGGCGGGGGCACCGGCACCGCCAACATCAAGAGCCACCACAACGTCGGCGGGCTGCCCGACGACCTCCAGTTCGAGCTGGTCGAGCCGCTGCGCACGCTGTTCAAGGACGAGGTCCGCGCGGTCGGCGCGCAGCTCGGCCTGCCCGAGGAAATCGTTCAGCGCCAGCCCTTCCCGGGCCCCGGCCTGGGCATCCGGATCATCGGCGAGGTCACCAAGGACCGGCTCGACACGCTGCGCCAGGCCGACGCGATCGTGCGCGCCGAGCTCACCGCGGCCGGGCTGGACCGCGAGATCTGGCAGTGCCCCGTGGTGCTGCTGGCCGACGTGCGCTCGGTGGGCGTGCAGGGCGACGGCCGCACCTACGGCCACCCGATCGTGCTGCGCCCGGTCTCGTCGGAAGACGCCATGACGGCCGACTGGACCCGCCTGCCGTACGAGCTGCTGGCCAAGATCTCCACGCGCATCACCAACGAGGTGGCCGAGGTGAACCGGGTCACGCTCGACGTGACCAGCAAGCCCCCGGGCACCATCGAGTGGGAGTAG
- the shbA gene encoding RNA polymerase sigma factor ShbA: protein MSQPDDTEDFQELSSRAVQGDDAATERLLKLVHRMVRRYCRARLSRMPGGEHTADDVAQEVCIAVLSALSRYRDEGRPFEAFVYRIAANKVADAQRAFYRAAVPVAEVPETPETAAGPEELAERAGDAQQVRELLARLPDQLRELLVLRVAVGMSAEETGRALGMTAGAVRVAQHRAMQRLRSMIDVPATETA, encoded by the coding sequence ATGTCTCAACCGGACGACACAGAGGACTTCCAGGAGCTGTCGTCCCGCGCCGTCCAGGGTGACGACGCGGCCACCGAACGATTGCTCAAACTCGTTCATCGCATGGTCCGGCGTTACTGCCGGGCCAGGCTCTCCCGCATGCCCGGGGGAGAGCACACGGCGGACGATGTTGCGCAGGAGGTTTGCATCGCTGTGCTGTCAGCCCTGAGTCGTTACCGGGACGAGGGACGCCCGTTCGAGGCGTTCGTGTACCGGATCGCGGCGAACAAGGTTGCTGATGCCCAGCGTGCCTTCTACCGCGCTGCCGTCCCGGTGGCGGAGGTCCCGGAGACCCCGGAGACCGCCGCCGGCCCGGAGGAACTGGCCGAGCGGGCCGGTGACGCGCAACAGGTCCGTGAGCTCCTCGCCCGTCTGCCCGACCAACTGCGCGAGCTGCTCGTTCTGCGCGTGGCGGTGGGCATGTCGGCGGAGGAGACCGGCCGGGCGCTGGGGATGACCGCGGGGGCGGTCCGGGTGGCCCAGCACCGTGCGATGCAACGCCTACGGAGCATGATCGACGTTCCCGCGACGGAGACGGCATGA
- a CDS encoding response regulator transcription factor — MATVLVCDDSALVRETLHRALSSVPGITRVVDASSGEEALARWPVERPSLVLMDVRMPGIGGVEAARRLLSRHPEAIVVMVTMAEDADGVARSVAGGARGYLVKDASREEVAATVVYALSDGLARRTVPAPRSNDANVSAPPLTEREMQVLTGMSRGRSNAEIGKELYLSEDTVKTHARRLFRKMGAADRAQAVAVGFRWGLIR, encoded by the coding sequence GTGGCGACGGTTCTGGTGTGCGATGACTCTGCCCTGGTCAGAGAGACCTTGCACAGGGCACTGTCCTCCGTTCCCGGCATCACCCGCGTCGTGGACGCGTCCTCGGGTGAAGAGGCGCTGGCACGATGGCCGGTCGAGAGACCGTCGCTGGTGCTGATGGACGTCCGGATGCCCGGGATCGGCGGGGTGGAGGCGGCGCGTCGACTGCTGTCCCGCCATCCGGAGGCGATCGTGGTTATGGTGACCATGGCTGAGGACGCCGACGGCGTGGCTCGGTCGGTGGCCGGGGGTGCCCGCGGCTACTTGGTCAAGGACGCTTCGCGGGAGGAGGTGGCGGCAACGGTGGTCTACGCCCTGAGCGACGGTCTGGCCCGGCGAACGGTCCCGGCCCCGCGCAGCAACGACGCGAATGTCTCCGCCCCGCCCCTCACCGAGCGTGAGATGCAGGTGCTCACCGGAATGAGCCGTGGTCGCAGCAATGCCGAGATCGGCAAGGAGCTGTACCTCTCCGAGGACACGGTGAAGACCCATGCCCGCAGGCTTTTTCGCAAGATGGGCGCGGCCGATCGCGCCCAGGCGGTTGCGGTGGGGTTCCGCTGGGGCCTGATACGGTGA